Proteins encoded in a region of the Candidatus Bathyarchaeota archaeon genome:
- a CDS encoding tRNA uridine(34) 5-carboxymethylaminomethyl modification radical SAM/GNAT enzyme Elp3 gives MHGSHQAACREIIEELMRIPSPSRGDLNRIKLEIARKYDLDGIPSNAQLISLLKPEERERLLPILRRKATRTISGVTVIAVMTRPWPCPQKTPCAYCPGGPPYGVPQSYTGHEPAAMRGLQNQFDPYMQVRHRIRQLKAIGHTVDKIELIVMGGTFPATPLDYQEWFIKRCLDAITEVNSSSLEEAKKLAEKSRVRNVGITVETRPDWAKESHVDHMLSMGVTRVEVGVQNIYDDIYQLVNRGHTVQDVVEATRILKDSGLKVVYHMMPGLPGSNFERDLKAFKTIFSDPRFKPDMLKIYPCLVLKGTKAYEWWRKGEYKPYTTEEAANLIVEVKKMIPPWIRIMRVQRDIPAYLIEAGVKRSDLRQLVQEKLRKLGIRCRCIRCREVGHRWLKEGIKPNPDHVKINVIRQEASEGEDLFISAEDMVNDVLIGYLRLRIPSEKAHRPEIAEKPSAIIRELHVYGPLVPVGKHFERAWQHKGYGAVLLAEAERIAKEDYDRHKILVTSALGTKEYYMRFGYHYDGPYMSKWLENQN, from the coding sequence ATGCATGGCAGTCACCAAGCAGCATGCAGAGAAATTATTGAGGAGCTAATGCGAATACCCAGTCCATCTAGAGGAGACCTTAACAGAATAAAACTTGAAATTGCAAGAAAATACGATTTAGATGGAATTCCGTCAAACGCCCAGCTAATCAGCCTGTTAAAACCAGAGGAAAGGGAAAGGCTTCTTCCAATACTTCGCAGAAAGGCCACTAGAACAATTTCCGGCGTAACCGTAATAGCCGTTATGACACGGCCTTGGCCTTGTCCACAAAAGACTCCATGCGCCTATTGTCCAGGAGGCCCACCCTATGGAGTACCCCAAAGCTATACTGGACATGAACCAGCTGCAATGCGAGGGTTACAAAACCAGTTTGACCCTTACATGCAGGTTAGGCATAGGATAAGGCAGTTAAAAGCCATTGGGCATACTGTTGACAAAATAGAACTCATCGTGATGGGTGGAACCTTCCCAGCTACGCCGCTGGATTATCAAGAGTGGTTTATTAAAAGATGCTTAGATGCAATTACCGAAGTTAACTCATCAAGTCTGGAAGAAGCAAAGAAACTTGCTGAGAAAAGCAGAGTACGCAATGTTGGCATAACGGTTGAGACTAGGCCGGACTGGGCTAAGGAAAGCCATGTAGACCATATGCTAAGCATGGGAGTAACCCGCGTTGAAGTAGGTGTTCAAAACATTTACGATGACATTTACCAACTTGTAAACCGTGGACACACAGTTCAAGACGTTGTTGAGGCTACACGTATACTGAAAGATTCAGGCTTAAAAGTTGTTTATCACATGATGCCCGGCCTACCAGGCTCAAATTTTGAACGTGACTTAAAGGCCTTCAAAACAATTTTTTCAGACCCACGATTTAAGCCTGACATGTTAAAGATTTATCCATGCCTAGTTCTGAAAGGAACAAAAGCCTATGAATGGTGGAGGAAAGGCGAGTACAAGCCTTATACAACCGAGGAAGCAGCAAACCTAATCGTTGAAGTTAAGAAGATGATTCCACCGTGGATAAGGATAATGAGGGTTCAAAGAGACATACCCGCATACTTGATTGAAGCCGGAGTTAAAAGAAGCGACCTCAGACAGCTTGTTCAAGAAAAACTTAGGAAACTTGGGATTCGCTGCCGATGCATTCGATGTAGGGAAGTTGGACACAGATGGCTTAAGGAAGGAATAAAACCGAACCCAGACCATGTGAAAATTAATGTTATTCGACAAGAAGCCTCAGAAGGCGAAGACCTGTTCATTTCAGCCGAAGATATGGTTAACGATGTTTTAATTGGCTATTTGAGGCTGAGAATACCGTCTGAGAAAGCTCATAGGCCCGAAATAGCTGAGAAGCCCTCAGCAATAATACGTGAGTTACACGTTTACGGGCCGCTTGTCCCTGTTGGAAAACATTTTGAAAGGGCATGGCAGCACAAGGGCTATGGAGCCGTACTTCTCGCTGAAGCAGAAAGAATAGCCAAAGAAGATTATGATAGGCATAAAATTTTGGTTACAAGCGCTTTGGGAACGAAGGAATATTATATGCGGTTCGGCTATCACTATGATGGCCCGTACATGTCAAAATGGTTGGAGAATCAAAATTGA
- the gatD gene encoding Glu-tRNA(Gln) amidotransferase subunit GatD, whose translation MVGESKLSQEDLQGYRGEALNALKKAKVKIGDLIRITKNGEVYEGILIPRSELGDDKHVVIKIKSGYNIGVRITPETIIEKIGVGAKPSFMAPPPPPKKPELPKVAIVSTGGTIASRVDYRTGAVRPALTASDLYSVVPELSDIAVVEAEILFSLYSENITPKHWSEMAKKTAEHIEKGVDGVVIAHGTDTMGYSAAALSFALQNLPVPVILVGSQRSADRPSSDAATNLIGAVTAAAYAPFAEVALAMHETISDTSIILHRGTKVRKCHTSRRDTFKSINTTPLARVENGKVTMLVKDYVERDKDKKLILKPDFNEKVALIKFHPGINPAVIDWYVDNDYRGIVLEGTGLGHVGRYCFDSLRRAVKAGLLVAMTSQCIWGRINMNVYDQGRDLLAIGVMPLEDMLPETALVKMMWVFGQTDDLEEAKCLMKMNIAHEYSDRTLYE comes from the coding sequence ATGGTTGGAGAATCAAAATTGAGCCAAGAAGACTTACAGGGTTATAGGGGAGAAGCCCTAAACGCACTGAAGAAAGCAAAAGTAAAAATTGGAGATTTAATACGCATAACCAAAAACGGAGAAGTCTACGAAGGAATTTTAATACCCCGCTCAGAACTTGGCGACGACAAACACGTTGTTATAAAGATTAAAAGCGGCTACAACATAGGTGTACGCATAACTCCTGAAACAATTATAGAAAAAATAGGTGTGGGAGCAAAACCCTCATTTATGGCTCCTCCTCCACCGCCTAAAAAGCCTGAACTCCCAAAAGTTGCAATAGTAAGTACTGGAGGAACCATAGCGAGCAGGGTTGACTACAGAACTGGGGCCGTTAGGCCGGCTTTAACTGCAAGCGACCTCTACAGTGTTGTTCCAGAACTTTCAGACATAGCCGTAGTGGAAGCCGAAATACTGTTCAGTTTATACAGCGAAAACATAACTCCGAAGCATTGGAGTGAAATGGCGAAGAAAACTGCAGAACACATCGAAAAAGGAGTTGACGGAGTTGTTATTGCACATGGAACGGACACCATGGGGTATTCGGCAGCCGCCTTAAGCTTCGCTCTCCAAAACTTGCCTGTTCCAGTCATACTTGTTGGTTCTCAACGTTCAGCAGACCGTCCAAGTTCCGATGCGGCTACAAATCTCATCGGGGCAGTAACAGCTGCAGCTTACGCTCCCTTCGCAGAAGTAGCCTTAGCAATGCACGAAACAATCTCCGATACGTCAATAATTTTGCACAGAGGAACCAAAGTTCGAAAATGCCACACAAGCAGAAGAGACACTTTTAAATCGATAAATACAACTCCGCTGGCAAGAGTTGAAAACGGAAAGGTAACCATGCTGGTTAAAGACTACGTGGAAAGAGATAAGGATAAAAAATTGATTTTAAAGCCCGATTTCAACGAGAAAGTTGCCTTAATAAAGTTTCATCCGGGAATAAACCCTGCTGTAATAGATTGGTATGTAGATAACGATTATAGGGGCATAGTTCTTGAAGGAACAGGACTTGGCCATGTCGGCCGCTACTGTTTTGATTCATTAAGGCGAGCTGTAAAAGCTGGACTGCTTGTAGCTATGACTTCCCAGTGTATTTGGGGAAGAATAAACATGAACGTGTATGATCAGGGCAGAGATCTCCTCGCCATAGGTGTAATGCCTCTTGAGGATATGCTTCCTGAAACCGCTCTGGTCAAGATGATGTGGGTTTTTGGTCAAACAGACGATTTGGAAGAAGCCAAATGCTTGATGAAAATGAACATTGCCCATGAATATTCGGATAGAACGCTTTACGAATAA
- a CDS encoding 30S ribosomal protein S30e, which produces MPTHGSLAKAGKVRSQTPKIEPIPKKRKPPKIRNRRNYEKRIILQRKPGQNWI; this is translated from the coding sequence ATGCCGACCCACGGTTCATTGGCAAAGGCTGGGAAAGTTCGTTCCCAAACACCTAAGATAGAGCCTATTCCGAAAAAGAGGAAACCACCTAAGATAAGGAATAGGCGAAACTATGAAAAAAGGATAATTCTTCAGAGAAAGCCCGGCCAAAACTGGATTTAA